Proteins encoded within one genomic window of Anser cygnoides isolate HZ-2024a breed goose chromosome 35, Taihu_goose_T2T_genome, whole genome shotgun sequence:
- the ZNF692 gene encoding zinc finger protein 692 isoform X2 has protein sequence MDPGRPGRQRAPDCVRRQKRRELDARRSKCRIRLGGHLEQWCRLKEQLGFALHSQLAKFLLDRYSSQGCVLSPGPNTPEPSLLHTDALQRLVVLSHGHGQECGFVPDVKPPALGSPAQLVWECVAGHSFSWGVPTVADGQQPWGVTEEDSGRSSPPVPGRRRSLRRAGLAAETKVDESGPRKDGAEPEVAAWSPAGDGNQREEAGESSDAAPRGQTETAATGPDHESTPVLEEKPEQGSASQEEEEEEEDEDFVEEDDLAYTDDLRDENYHPSLDSDSELQRRQSQPKSRKKPVKEDQSLSEPSPIDSSPAEERGGRVSCKRRTRSCDEDVAQIGPKRIRKAAKREILLCDFEGCGKIFSNRQYLNHHKKYQHVHQKTFTCSEPSCGKSFNFKKHLKEHEKLHSDKRDYICEFCARSFRTSSNLIIHRRIHTGEKPLQCEICGFTCRQKASLNWHMKKHDADSFYQFSCDICGKKFEKRDNVTAHKSKSHPEAPSGPPQAMPSSPPSLLGTGMGHTEAPGAFAAEHVELPGGDGRGEEEKSKEQPPPVTALAE, from the exons ATGGATCCCGGCCGCCCGGGCCGCCAGCGGGCCCCCGACTGCGTCCGCAGGCAGAAGCGCCGGGAGCTGGACGCCCGCCGCAGCAAGTGCCGCATCCGCCTGGGGGGCCACCTGGAGCAGTGGTGTCGCCTCAAGGAGCAGCTGGGCTTCGCCCTGCACTCCCAGCTGGCCAAATTCCTCCTCGACAG GTACAGCTCCCAGGGTTGTGTTTTGAGCCCAG GACCAAACACCCCAGAACCCAGCCTTCTCCACACCGATGCCTTACAGCGCCTGGTCGTCCTGTCCCACGGCCACGGCCAGGAGTGCGGCTTCGTCCCCGATGTGAAGCCCCCAGCCTtgggcagcccagcccagctggtGTGGGAGTGCGTGGCCGGACACAGCTTCTCCTGGGGCGTCCCCACCGTGGCCGATGGCCAGCAGCCGTGGGGAGTCACCGAGGAGGATTCGGGGCGCAGCTCCCCACCGGTCCCCGGGCGCCGGCGGTCGTTGCGGCGGGCAGGGCTCGCTGCCGAGACCAAGGTGGACGAATCCGGCCCCAGGAAGGACGGTGCTGAACCGGAGGTGGCAGCTTGGTCACCCGCTGGCGATGGAAACCAGAGGGAAGAGGCGGGTGAAAGTAGCGACGCAG CTCCACGAGGGCAGACAGAGACAGCAGCTACAGGACCAGATCATGAGAG CACACCCGTGTTGGAGGAGAAACCGGAGCAGGGCAGCGCGTctcaggaagaagaggaggaagaggaggacgaGGACTTTGTCGAGGAAGATGACCTTGCCTACACCGATGACCTGCGTGATGAGAACTAccacccttctctggacag CGACTCGGAGCTGCAGAGACGCCAAAGCCAGCCAAAATCCCGTAAGAAACCCGTGAAAGAGGATCAGAGCCTGAGCGAGCCGAGCCCGATCGACTCCAGcccagcagaggagaggggTGGGCGAGTCAG ctgcaaGCGGCGAACGCGGTCGTGCGACGAGGACGTGGCCCAGATCGGCCCCAAGAGGATCAG GAAGGCAGCGAAACGCGAAATCCTCCTGTGCGACTTCGAAGGCTGTGGCAAGATCTTCTCCAACCGCCAGTACCTGAAC CACCACAAGAAGTACCAGCACGTTCACCAGAAGACCTTCACCTGCTCGGAGCCCAGCTGCGGCAAGTCCTTCAACTTCAAGAAGCACCTCAAGGAGCACGAGAAGCTGCACAGCG ACAAGCGGGACTACATCTGCGAGTTCTGCGCCCGCTCCTTCCGCACCAGCAGCAACCTGATCATCCACAGGCGCATCCACACGGGGGAGAAGCCCCTCCA GTGCGAGATCTGCGGCTTCACCTGCCGCCAGAAAGCCTCCCTCAACTGGCACATGAAGAAGCACGACGCCGACTCCTTCTACCAGTTCTCCTGCGACATCTGCGGCAAGAAATTCGAGAAGAGGGACAACGTCACTGCCCACAAGAGCAAAAGCCACCCCGAAGCCCCCAGCGGACCCCCCCAAGCCATGCCGTCCTCACCTCCGAGCCTCctggggactgggatggggcaCACGGAGGCGCCCGGTGCCTTTGCCGCAGAGCACGTGGAGCTCCCAGGCGGGGACGGTCGAGGcgaagaggagaaaagcaaggaGCAGCCGCCTCCTGTCACCGCCTTGGCTGAATAA
- the ZNF692 gene encoding zinc finger protein 692 isoform X1 has translation MGGAGGGGWFSALKGGTAPRVGPPRVTVEKGPAERAERRARRLRLPPMDPGRPGRQRAPDCVRRQKRRELDARRSKCRIRLGGHLEQWCRLKEQLGFALHSQLAKFLLDRYSSQGCVLSPGPNTPEPSLLHTDALQRLVVLSHGHGQECGFVPDVKPPALGSPAQLVWECVAGHSFSWGVPTVADGQQPWGVTEEDSGRSSPPVPGRRRSLRRAGLAAETKVDESGPRKDGAEPEVAAWSPAGDGNQREEAGESSDAAPRGQTETAATGPDHESTPVLEEKPEQGSASQEEEEEEEDEDFVEEDDLAYTDDLRDENYHPSLDSDSELQRRQSQPKSRKKPVKEDQSLSEPSPIDSSPAEERGGRVSCKRRTRSCDEDVAQIGPKRIRKAAKREILLCDFEGCGKIFSNRQYLNHHKKYQHVHQKTFTCSEPSCGKSFNFKKHLKEHEKLHSDKRDYICEFCARSFRTSSNLIIHRRIHTGEKPLQCEICGFTCRQKASLNWHMKKHDADSFYQFSCDICGKKFEKRDNVTAHKSKSHPEAPSGPPQAMPSSPPSLLGTGMGHTEAPGAFAAEHVELPGGDGRGEEEKSKEQPPPVTALAE, from the exons atggggggggcggggggggggggttggttcTCGGCTCTTAAAGGGGGCACGGCCCCAAGGGTGGGTCCCCCTCGGGTTACGGTGGAGAAGGGCCCGGCGGAGCGGGCTGAGCGGCGGGCGAGGAGGCTCCG ACTCCCCCCGATGGATCCCGGCCGCCCGGGCCGCCAGCGGGCCCCCGACTGCGTCCGCAGGCAGAAGCGCCGGGAGCTGGACGCCCGCCGCAGCAAGTGCCGCATCCGCCTGGGGGGCCACCTGGAGCAGTGGTGTCGCCTCAAGGAGCAGCTGGGCTTCGCCCTGCACTCCCAGCTGGCCAAATTCCTCCTCGACAG GTACAGCTCCCAGGGTTGTGTTTTGAGCCCAG GACCAAACACCCCAGAACCCAGCCTTCTCCACACCGATGCCTTACAGCGCCTGGTCGTCCTGTCCCACGGCCACGGCCAGGAGTGCGGCTTCGTCCCCGATGTGAAGCCCCCAGCCTtgggcagcccagcccagctggtGTGGGAGTGCGTGGCCGGACACAGCTTCTCCTGGGGCGTCCCCACCGTGGCCGATGGCCAGCAGCCGTGGGGAGTCACCGAGGAGGATTCGGGGCGCAGCTCCCCACCGGTCCCCGGGCGCCGGCGGTCGTTGCGGCGGGCAGGGCTCGCTGCCGAGACCAAGGTGGACGAATCCGGCCCCAGGAAGGACGGTGCTGAACCGGAGGTGGCAGCTTGGTCACCCGCTGGCGATGGAAACCAGAGGGAAGAGGCGGGTGAAAGTAGCGACGCAG CTCCACGAGGGCAGACAGAGACAGCAGCTACAGGACCAGATCATGAGAG CACACCCGTGTTGGAGGAGAAACCGGAGCAGGGCAGCGCGTctcaggaagaagaggaggaagaggaggacgaGGACTTTGTCGAGGAAGATGACCTTGCCTACACCGATGACCTGCGTGATGAGAACTAccacccttctctggacag CGACTCGGAGCTGCAGAGACGCCAAAGCCAGCCAAAATCCCGTAAGAAACCCGTGAAAGAGGATCAGAGCCTGAGCGAGCCGAGCCCGATCGACTCCAGcccagcagaggagaggggTGGGCGAGTCAG ctgcaaGCGGCGAACGCGGTCGTGCGACGAGGACGTGGCCCAGATCGGCCCCAAGAGGATCAG GAAGGCAGCGAAACGCGAAATCCTCCTGTGCGACTTCGAAGGCTGTGGCAAGATCTTCTCCAACCGCCAGTACCTGAAC CACCACAAGAAGTACCAGCACGTTCACCAGAAGACCTTCACCTGCTCGGAGCCCAGCTGCGGCAAGTCCTTCAACTTCAAGAAGCACCTCAAGGAGCACGAGAAGCTGCACAGCG ACAAGCGGGACTACATCTGCGAGTTCTGCGCCCGCTCCTTCCGCACCAGCAGCAACCTGATCATCCACAGGCGCATCCACACGGGGGAGAAGCCCCTCCA GTGCGAGATCTGCGGCTTCACCTGCCGCCAGAAAGCCTCCCTCAACTGGCACATGAAGAAGCACGACGCCGACTCCTTCTACCAGTTCTCCTGCGACATCTGCGGCAAGAAATTCGAGAAGAGGGACAACGTCACTGCCCACAAGAGCAAAAGCCACCCCGAAGCCCCCAGCGGACCCCCCCAAGCCATGCCGTCCTCACCTCCGAGCCTCctggggactgggatggggcaCACGGAGGCGCCCGGTGCCTTTGCCGCAGAGCACGTGGAGCTCCCAGGCGGGGACGGTCGAGGcgaagaggagaaaagcaaggaGCAGCCGCCTCCTGTCACCGCCTTGGCTGAATAA
- the LOC106049928 gene encoding killer cell lectin-like receptor subfamily B member 1B allele C isoform X2, protein MRTPRCLLGALMTVLVLSFVICVSWLLVERQRPPGAVGCGNASRGQSFATLDCSHLGLRTSLCPPGDGGGCKLCPVGWTLHRSKCFWVASKSSSWRESRENCSRQSAQLLVPEDQGELDFLNRVVQKPTRYFWIGLSRPSVGTGWTWLDGSRLDQSRFNLSTLNASGACGVLREDRIISETCGSALAWICQKEAVLL, encoded by the exons ATGCGAACCCCCCGCTGCCTCCTCGGGGCCCTGATGACCGTTCTGGTGCTGTCCTTTGTGATATGCG TGTCTTGGCTGCTGGTGGAGAGGCAACGGCCCCCGGGGGCCGTGGGGTGCGGGAACGCGTCGCGGGGACAAAGCTTTGCCACCCTGGACTGCAGCCACCTGGGGCTGAGGACGAGCCTGTGCCCCCCCGGAG ACGGTGGGGGCTGCAAGCTCTGTCCCGTGGGGTGGACGCTGCACAGGAGCAAGTGTTTTTGGGTCGCCAGCaagagcagctcctggagggAGAGCCGGGAGAACTGCAGCCGTCAGAGCGcccagctgctggtgccagAGGACCAGGGCGAGCTG GACTTCCTAAATCGAGTCGTACAGAAACCCACGCGCTACTTCTGGATCGGCCTCTCCCGGCCCTCCGTGGGGACGGGTTGGACCTGGCTGGATGGCTCCCGCCTGGACCAGAGCCG GTTCAACCTGAGCACCCTGAACGCCAGCGGAGCCTGCGGGGTGCTGAGGGAGGACAGGATCATCTCCGAAACCTGCGGCTCCGCCTTGGCGTGGATCTGCCAGAAAGAGGCCGTCCTGCTCTGA
- the LOC106049928 gene encoding killer cell lectin-like receptor subfamily B member 1B allele C isoform X1 — protein sequence MEDEDGYMALDRRCKRGAAERPGPLRDAGPATKDPETGFAPRWIRIPMRTPRCLLGALMTVLVLSFVICVSWLLVERQRPPGAVGCGNASRGQSFATLDCSHLGLRTSLCPPGDGGGCKLCPVGWTLHRSKCFWVASKSSSWRESRENCSRQSAQLLVPEDQGELDFLNRVVQKPTRYFWIGLSRPSVGTGWTWLDGSRLDQSRFNLSTLNASGACGVLREDRIISETCGSALAWICQKEAVLL from the exons atggaggatgaggatggctaCATGGCCTTGGACAGGCGATGCAAGCGGGGTGCTGCGGAGAGGCCGGGACCCCTCCGGGACGCAG GACCTGCCACGAAAGACCCCGAGACGGGGTTTGCCCCACGTTGGATTCGCATCCCCATGCGAACCCCCCGCTGCCTCCTCGGGGCCCTGATGACCGTTCTGGTGCTGTCCTTTGTGATATGCG TGTCTTGGCTGCTGGTGGAGAGGCAACGGCCCCCGGGGGCCGTGGGGTGCGGGAACGCGTCGCGGGGACAAAGCTTTGCCACCCTGGACTGCAGCCACCTGGGGCTGAGGACGAGCCTGTGCCCCCCCGGAG ACGGTGGGGGCTGCAAGCTCTGTCCCGTGGGGTGGACGCTGCACAGGAGCAAGTGTTTTTGGGTCGCCAGCaagagcagctcctggagggAGAGCCGGGAGAACTGCAGCCGTCAGAGCGcccagctgctggtgccagAGGACCAGGGCGAGCTG GACTTCCTAAATCGAGTCGTACAGAAACCCACGCGCTACTTCTGGATCGGCCTCTCCCGGCCCTCCGTGGGGACGGGTTGGACCTGGCTGGATGGCTCCCGCCTGGACCAGAGCCG GTTCAACCTGAGCACCCTGAACGCCAGCGGAGCCTGCGGGGTGCTGAGGGAGGACAGGATCATCTCCGAAACCTGCGGCTCCGCCTTGGCGTGGATCTGCCAGAAAGAGGCCGTCCTGCTCTGA
- the LOC106049925 gene encoding early activation antigen CD69-like: MPSDVLSPDGSLNTMVQDEESGLTSRYEDPDQPQDPQDTVVPLHPEMPTDAAPTGSNRTRRCLGKMCTARELCVLAGILILMFFFLFAGLSAVLGQKAAPVLACPYEWVGYRNVCYYLSGRQEQGSWNWSQEQCTTHGASLATVTRDWELNFLRQLKDSADSWLGLRRQGERLLCVDGSPFKETFLVQGHAECVYLNGEDVATSSCQQSRPYICSKAVGAAPENGGGERTFPVLDTGGSSH; this comes from the exons ATGCCTTCTGATGTGCTAAGCCCTGACGGATCGCTGAACACTATGGTGCAAGACGAGGAGAGTGGACTCACCTCCCGCTACGAGGACCCGGaccagccccaggacccccaggacacGGTGGTGCCCCTCCACCCAGAGATGCCCACGGATGCTGCGCCCACGGGCAGCAACAGGACCCGAAGATGCCTGG gaaaaatgtGCACAGCCAGAGAACTGTGTGTCCTGGCCGGAATTTTGATCCTGatgttcttttttctctttgctgggCTATCAG ctgtgCTCGGGCAGAAGGCAGCCCCGGTGCTGGCGTGCCCTTACGAATGGGTTGGGTACCGCAACGTCTGCTACTACCTGTCGGGGCGGCAGGAGCAAGGCAGCTGGAACTGGAGCCAGGAGCAGTGCACGACACACGGGGCCTCGCTGGCCACGGTGACGAGGGACTGGGAATTG AACTTTCTGAGACAGCTAAAAGACAGCGCGGATTCCTGGCTTGGGCTGCGGAGACAGGGAGAGCGCCTGCTGTGTGTGGATGGCAGCCCCTTCAAGGAGAC GTTCCTGGTGCAGGGCCATGCAGAGTGCGTCTACTTGAATGGCGAGGACGTGGCGACCTCAAGCTGTCAGCAGAGCCGGCCATATATCTGCAGCAAGGCTGTGGGGGCAGCTCCTGAGAATGGTGGCGGAGAAAGGACCTTCCCCGTGCTGGACACTGGCGGCTCCTCTCATTGA